In the genome of Enterococcus sp. DIV2402, the window CATTCGCACCGACTGAACGTCCAATCCAATTACGCTGCATGTCTTTAATGCTTTCTGGCCAATCTAGTTCTTCTAAATCATCCAATAAACGATCTGCATACGCAGTAATTTTTAACATCCATTGACGCATGGGTTTACGGACAACATCGTAGCCGCCACGTTCACTTTTCCCATCAATAACTTCTTCATTCGCAATAACTGTTCCTAATTCTGGCACCCAGTTTACCGCTACTTCAGCTTCATACGCCAAGCCTTTTTCATATAACTTTGTAAAAATCCATTGGGTCCATTTGTAGTAATCTGGATCAGTGGTATTAATTTCACGATTCCAGTCATAACTAAAACCTAAAGAATTGATTTGGCGACGGAATGTTTCGATATTTTTCTTTGTAAATTCAGCGGGATCATTTCCTGTATCTAACGCATATTGTTCTGCTGGTAAACCAAATGCATCCCACCCCATTGGATGTAACACATTGTAGCCTTGGCTACGTTTAAAACGTGCTAAAATATCTGTTGCTGTATACCCTTCTGGATGCCCAACATGTAGTCCTTGACCAGACGGATACGGGAACATATCTAAAGCATAAAATTTTGGTTTACCTGTTTCATCATGCGTGTTAAAGGTATTGTTTTTTGCCCAATACTTTTGCCATTTTTTTTCAATTTCTTTGTGATTATAATTCACTACTTGACTCCTCCTTAATAAAATAAAAAGCCCTATAAGAAGCACAAAAAAGCCTCTTATAGGACGTAATTGACGTGGTACCACCTATATTTGTTGGACATGCTCCAACCTCAAACGTTGTAACGGTCGTCACCGTATTTTCTCTACACACTTTTTGTAAAGCTTTAAGAAAATAATACACTCAAAGGCGAGTTCAACGGGTCTTTTGTACATTCCCACCAACCATGTACTCTCTAACAAAAAGGACACCACCTACTACTCCTTTTCAAACGCGCATAAGTCATTATTGAGTTCATACTATCAAAAAAGTGACTTGAATTCAATTTATTTCTTTTTATTTTTCTGGGTTTCTTGAAAATCAATGAAATATTTTTTCAAGTTTGTTAAAAAGGCTTCACCTATTCCTGATATTCTGCGACTTTTCTTTTTAATCATGACCATTTTATTTTCGGGTGAGTTCGCTAAAGGAATTAAAACAATCCCTTGACTACGTGGATCCTCCACTAAACCAGAACCTGAACCATACGCATCTGTCCGCTGTAAAATCCCAGTGAGTGTCGCTCGGTCACTCGTATGAATTACCTGGGTAATTCCTGGGAAATCAATTAAATCTTCAGCAAAATAGGTATAATTATTTGTTTCTTGTGTAAAACGAACTTGCGAATAATCATGTAAATCTGATAATTCAATCACTGATTTAGTCGCTAACGGATGACCTTCTCTCATAAAGATATGCGTCTGGAAAGTAGTTAAAATCTCATACTCTAATTCGCCGTTTTCTAACAATCGACTTAAACCAGCTTGATTGGAATCATTAAATAATAAAATACCAAATTCACTTCGATACTGCTCTACATCTTTAATGACATTTAAAGTAGTACTTTCGAAAATTCGAAAATCATTATAATCTGGAAAATTTTGAATTAATTGACTAATCATAATCGATAGAAAATCATAATGTTGACTAGAAATAGAAAAATGTTTTTCGTTCTCTTCATTTGCTAAGTAACGATTTTCTAATAACTCAACTTGAGCCAAAATTGGCTGTGTGTATTGAAAGAAATCCATCCCTTCAGAGGTCAATGAGGCTCCTTGTCTGGTGCGTTCAAAGAGTTGGACATCTAATTCTTTTTCTAATTCTTTAATAGCATGGGAAAGGCTTGGTTGCGAAATATATAATTTTTTAGCTGCTTCTCGAAAACTACCATTATTGGCAATTGCTGCGACATAGCGCATTTGTTGAATATTCAATCACTTTTCCTCCCGGTTCATTGCATTTATTTTCTATAGTAACGAACCACTTGTTGACTGGTCAATCTTTTTTTCTTTTCTCTTCTTTAAAATTTTTTCTATATAACAAATCTTATGATTAAATTTTAACGACTTTAGTGTTAAAATAAGATGAGAAACTTATAAAAAAAGCACTTTCTTTTACGAAAGTGCCTTTCAATCAATCTTTTATCGGTTTCTGAGTTTTGAAAATAATTTTGTTTAATTCATGAATTTTTGTGAAAAATCAAACTTTATCTACATGTTGCAACTAAGCAACTTTTAATGTTTGACCTGGATAAATAAAATTATTCTCTAAGTTGTTCCAACTACTTAGCTCATCAATCGTGATTCCAAATTTATCTGAAATTAACCAAACGGAATCGCCTGACTGAACTTTGTATGTTGTTACATTAGCATTATTGTTTGTATTTACGTTGGTAGTTGGTGTAGCTGGTGTAGTTGATTGGTTCGACTGATTGGCAGAAGTCGAATTACCTTTTACAATCAATGTTTGACCTGGATAGATGAAATTATTTTGGATATTATTCCAACTACATAATTCGTCTATTGTTATACCAAACTTATCAGCAATCAGCCAAACAGATTCACCCGATTGAACCGTATATTTATCAGTGTTATTGTTGGTTTGTGACACTGACGGTTGTGTTGGTGTTGTCGGTGTGGTTGACTGATTAGGTTGGCTCGACTGATTGGCAGAGGTCGAGTCTCCTTTTGCTACAGTTAATGTTTGACCTGGGTAGATAAAGTTATCTTGAATGCCATTTAAACGAATTAACTCATCCATTGACATCCCGTGTTTATCAGCAACTGACCATACAGACTCACCTGATTGTACAGTATATGTTCCTTGTCCACCTGTGTTTGCTGTTGGTGTTGATGGTGTACTTGGAGTAGGTGTACTTGTACTAGCTGAATTTCCTTTTGCTACGTTTAATGTTTGGCCTGGATAGATAAAGTTATCTTGAATGCCATTTAAACGAATTAACTCATCCATTGACATCCCGTGTTTATCAGCAACTAACCATACAGAGTCTCCTGACTTCACTGTATATGTCCCTTGACTTGCAGTGTTGCTATTTGGCGTTGTCGTAGTGTTTGATTGGTTTGACTGATTAGTAGAAGTTGAACTACCTTTTGCTACAGTTAATGTTTGACCTGGATAGATGAAGTTATCTTGAATGCCATTTAAACGAATTAATTCATCCATTGTCATGCCATGTTTGTCAGCAACTAACCATACGGAATCTCCTGATTTTACGGTATAAGTTCCTTCACTACCCGTATTTTTATTAGGTGTTGATGGTGTACTTGATTGGCTCGATTGATTGGCAGAAGTCGAACCACTTTTTGCTACGGTCAATGTTTGACCTGGATAGATGAAGTTATCTTGAATGCCATTTAAACGAATTAATTCATCCATTGTCATGCCATGTTTGTCAGCAACTAACCATACAGAATCTCCTGATTGAACTTTATAAGTTCCTTGAGTACCTGTGTTTGTTGTTGGCGTTGATGGTTTGTTTGATTGACTTGGTGTACTTGGTTGGCTTGGTTTGTTCACAGCACTAGAATCACTACTTGAAACAATCAATGTTTGACCTGGATAAATAAAATTGTTTTGAATACCATTTAAACTGATTAACTCATCCATTGTCATGCCATGTTTATTAGCAACTAACCATACAGAGTCTCCTGATTGAACTTTGTAGCTTTGACCATTGGCAGATGGCTTAGAAGGTGTAGATGTTTTGTTACCAGATTCTGTATTGGTATTTGTGTTTGTTTTATTGTTTGTATTTGTTGTTCCGCTAGAACTTCCCGAAGTTGCAGAATCATAACGTGTTAAATCATAACTTTCAATTACGCTGTTTAGCGCACTTGCATAATTAGGTGCAGTAGCGTAACGACCTGTTAACCACTCAGTAGCATCACGATAAGAAGAAGTATTACTTTTCCATGCACCAGAATAATAATAAACACCTGGCTGTAAAGATACATTTTTTAATGTATTGGCGTTGTCTTGAAACGATTCTGTAAATGAAGGGTATTTTCTAAATGGTTCTTTCATGGTTACCCATTGCCCATTCAAATATTCTTGTGTATTCATATACACCGTTTCACCATTGTAACTACCTTTAATCCCAAATAAATTATGATAGGGTGATTGCGATAGTCCGCTTTGTCCCCAACCACTTTCAATAACCGCTTGAGCAATCATCACTGATGCATATAAATTATTCGGTCCAGCAATTGATTGGGCATGTGAAGCTAATTGTTCGATATATGCATTAGAATTTGTTGAAGAATAGACAGCAGTTTGTTGAGACTCATTTTCAGCAGCTTCTACTTCAACACTCGGTAATAACGGTGTTGCAACAGAAATTGCTGTAACAGTGCTTCCTAAGACTGCCGCGCTTTTTTTCATATTACGATATAAAAGCGGATGCTGTTCTATTCTTTTAAGTTCTTTTCTTGATAAAGTCTTCTCCATTTTTTGACCTCCATTTTTTTTAATACATTTTTTAGTATACAGGTTATTTTTTCTTAATAAAAGTTTAAACATCTCAAAACTCAAATTGTAAAATACTTGTAATATGTACATTTCTACACATCCATCACAACCCTTGTCACATCAGTATTTATTTCCATTTTTACATTCGATTTTAAATTAATTTATTATGGGGAAATTGACATGTATTTTTCATTATAGAAACGGTCTATGCTATAATGTATTCGTTAATTTGAATAAATATAGAGGAGCTTTTATGAATAATAAATTATACACTCAATTTGTGGGCAGTTGCTCACTCGTTCTTTTTGCTTTTTTAGGTTATGTTGTTAGGTTTTACCCTGGGTGGATCCAACCATTTGATCAATTTATAACAAATGGTATTCGCTCTTTAT includes:
- a CDS encoding LysR family transcriptional regulator; translation: MNIQQMRYVAAIANNGSFREAAKKLYISQPSLSHAIKELEKELDVQLFERTRQGASLTSEGMDFFQYTQPILAQVELLENRYLANEENEKHFSISSQHYDFLSIMISQLIQNFPDYNDFRIFESTTLNVIKDVEQYRSEFGILLFNDSNQAGLSRLLENGELEYEILTTFQTHIFMREGHPLATKSVIELSDLHDYSQVRFTQETNNYTYFAEDLIDFPGITQVIHTSDRATLTGILQRTDAYGSGSGLVEDPRSQGIVLIPLANSPENKMVMIKKKSRRISGIGEAFLTNLKKYFIDFQETQKNKKK
- a CDS encoding LysM peptidoglycan-binding domain-containing protein; the protein is MEKTLSRKELKRIEQHPLLYRNMKKSAAVLGSTVTAISVATPLLPSVEVEAAENESQQTAVYSSTNSNAYIEQLASHAQSIAGPNNLYASVMIAQAVIESGWGQSGLSQSPYHNLFGIKGSYNGETVYMNTQEYLNGQWVTMKEPFRKYPSFTESFQDNANTLKNVSLQPGVYYYSGAWKSNTSSYRDATEWLTGRYATAPNYASALNSVIESYDLTRYDSATSGSSSGTTNTNNKTNTNTNTESGNKTSTPSKPSANGQSYKVQSGDSVWLVANKHGMTMDELISLNGIQNNFIYPGQTLIVSSSDSSAVNKPSQPSTPSQSNKPSTPTTNTGTQGTYKVQSGDSVWLVADKHGMTMDELIRLNGIQDNFIYPGQTLTVAKSGSTSANQSSQSSTPSTPNKNTGSEGTYTVKSGDSVWLVADKHGMTMDELIRLNGIQDNFIYPGQTLTVAKGSSTSTNQSNQSNTTTTPNSNTASQGTYTVKSGDSVWLVADKHGMSMDELIRLNGIQDNFIYPGQTLNVAKGNSASTSTPTPSTPSTPTANTGGQGTYTVQSGESVWSVADKHGMSMDELIRLNGIQDNFIYPGQTLTVAKGDSTSANQSSQPNQSTTPTTPTQPSVSQTNNNTDKYTVQSGESVWLIADKFGITIDELCSWNNIQNNFIYPGQTLIVKGNSTSANQSNQSTTPATPTTNVNTNNNANVTTYKVQSGDSVWLISDKFGITIDELSSWNNLENNFIYPGQTLKVA